In the Oncorhynchus nerka isolate Pitt River linkage group LG2, Oner_Uvic_2.0, whole genome shotgun sequence genome, one interval contains:
- the pdrg1 gene encoding p53 and DNA damage-regulated protein 1, with amino-acid sequence MEAERILQYLTEVEEAAEDVLANKQQIVDLDTKRNMNREALNALKHEMASEEKVKVCFGNMFIKFPKAKTKEMIQRDQQQLDKEINNLRQALKDKLNRLNELQGKPELTGYNLSPLSDVEVKAINHLMKR; translated from the exons ATGGAGGCGGAACGAATTTTACAATATCTGACCGAAGTTGAAGAGGCAGCAGAGGATGTTCTTGCAAACAAACAACAG ATCGTGGATCTGGACACGAAGCGGAATATGAACAGGGAAGCGTTGAATGCTCTGAAACATGAGATGGCATCGGAAG aAAAAGTGAAGGTTTGCTTTGGAAACATGTTCATCAAATTCCCCAAAGCGAAGACGAAAGAGATGATACAGAGAG ACCAGCAGCAGCTAGACAAGGAGATCAACAACCTTCGCCAAGCCCTTAAAGACAAACTGAACCGCCTCAATGAACTGCAAG GGAAACCGGAGCTGACAGGATacaacctgtctcctctttccGATGTCGAGGTGAAGGCCATCAACCACCTGATGAAGAGATGA